A portion of the Mycobacterium paraseoulense genome contains these proteins:
- a CDS encoding DoxX family protein — MTPYDVGLLILRLVLGVTLAAHGYNKFFGGGRIPGTARWFESIGMKPGKFHATVAATTEMAAGLGLAAGLLTPIPAAGFVSLMLVAAWTVHRANGFFIVKEGWEYNLVLAVSAVAVATLGAGKLSLDYVVFGHNWMDGWRGLLISVVLGLAGAIGQLVIFYRPPAKQTG; from the coding sequence ATGACTCCCTACGACGTCGGGTTATTGATCCTGCGGCTGGTGTTGGGCGTGACGTTGGCCGCGCATGGCTACAACAAGTTCTTCGGCGGCGGCCGCATCCCGGGCACCGCGCGGTGGTTCGAGAGCATCGGCATGAAGCCGGGCAAGTTCCACGCCACCGTGGCCGCCACGACCGAGATGGCCGCCGGGCTGGGCCTGGCCGCCGGCCTGCTCACCCCGATCCCCGCGGCGGGCTTCGTGTCGTTGATGCTGGTCGCCGCCTGGACCGTGCACCGGGCCAACGGCTTCTTCATTGTGAAGGAGGGCTGGGAGTACAACCTGGTCCTGGCGGTCAGCGCCGTCGCGGTCGCCACCCTGGGCGCCGGAAAGCTCAGCCTTGATTACGTGGTGTTCGGGCACAACTGGATGGACGGCTGGCGCGGACTGCTGATCTCGGTCGTGCTCGGCCTCGCCGGGGCGATCGGCCAGCTGGTGATCTTCTACCGGCCGCCCGCTAAGCAGACCGGTTAG
- a CDS encoding MarR family transcriptional regulator translates to MTELAVLQAVRLKGRVRPTDLAATLHEDLAGVTAAIEQLTASGLLADGATVRITPAGRARLAALLDEERRHTDHSALAAAYADFRPVNADFKSVVTDWQLKGGPEGIPNPHDDAEYDAAVLARLGDVQARVLPIIEAAAAQLPRLSVYSAKLVAALDKVRDGDSAWLTRPLVDSYHTVWFELHEELITAVGLTREEAARSGDAH, encoded by the coding sequence GTGACGGAACTGGCCGTGCTGCAGGCGGTTCGACTCAAAGGCCGGGTGCGTCCCACCGACCTGGCCGCGACATTGCACGAGGACCTTGCCGGCGTGACGGCAGCGATCGAGCAGCTCACCGCGTCAGGTCTGCTCGCCGATGGCGCGACGGTGCGGATCACCCCCGCCGGGCGCGCGAGGCTCGCGGCGCTGCTGGACGAGGAACGCCGCCACACCGACCATTCCGCGCTGGCCGCCGCCTACGCCGACTTTCGCCCCGTCAACGCCGATTTCAAATCGGTGGTCACGGATTGGCAGCTCAAGGGCGGGCCCGAGGGCATCCCCAACCCCCACGACGACGCGGAATACGACGCCGCGGTACTGGCCCGCCTCGGCGATGTGCAGGCGCGGGTGCTGCCGATCATCGAGGCCGCCGCGGCTCAGCTGCCGCGATTGTCGGTTTACTCGGCGAAATTGGTTGCGGCACTGGACAAAGTGCGGGACGGTGACAGCGCCTGGCTGACCAGGCCGCTCGTCGACTCCTACCACACCGTGTGGTTCGAGCTGCACGAGGAGCTGATTACGGCCGTCGGCCTGACGCGGGAGGAAGCGGCCAGGTCCGGCGACGCCCACTAG
- a CDS encoding pyruvate, phosphate dikinase yields the protein MVSLDGTASHPRELLGNKGHGIEVMRRHGLPVPPAFCITTEVGLRYLADRRSAMDAIWDDVLDRMSWLEAQTSRTFGRGPRPLLVSVRSGATQSMPGMMDTILDLGMNDEVEHALAAADAAFARDTRRRFEGMYRRIVGVGDHEAVPADPYAQLRTGIEAVFASWNSPRAVAYRAHYGVDDRSGTAVVIQAMVFGNHGPDSGAGVLISRNPITGDNAPFGEWLPGGQGDDVVSGSVDVEPIAALRDEQPAVYDELMDAARRLERLGSDVQEIEFTVEGGKLWLLQTRGAERSAQAAVRLALQLRHEGLIDDAETLHRVTPAHVQTLLRPALQPEIRLAAKLLAKGLPACPGVASGKAYTDVDEALDAAERGESVILVRDHTRPEDVSGMLAAQGIVTEVGGAASHAAVVSRELGRVAVVGCGHGVAASLAGRLITVDGAEGEVREGNLNLSAWSESDTPELRELAGIARRISPLRAHSSGDHARLDDTTPAAVAAAMQSGRTDVVSATPLIVMLTALRLASGTTS from the coding sequence GTGGTGTCACTCGACGGCACAGCAAGTCACCCCCGGGAGTTGCTGGGCAACAAGGGCCACGGCATCGAGGTGATGCGCCGGCACGGTCTGCCGGTGCCTCCCGCGTTCTGCATCACCACCGAGGTGGGCCTGCGCTACCTCGCCGACCGCCGTTCGGCGATGGACGCGATCTGGGACGACGTGCTCGACCGGATGAGTTGGCTGGAGGCACAGACCTCCCGCACGTTCGGGCGGGGTCCGCGTCCCCTGTTGGTCAGCGTGCGCTCGGGAGCCACCCAGTCGATGCCGGGCATGATGGACACGATCCTGGACCTCGGCATGAACGATGAAGTCGAGCACGCTCTGGCCGCCGCCGATGCGGCGTTCGCCCGTGACACCCGCCGGCGGTTCGAGGGAATGTACCGGCGCATCGTCGGCGTAGGCGACCACGAAGCGGTGCCCGCCGACCCCTACGCGCAGCTGCGCACCGGGATCGAGGCGGTGTTCGCCTCGTGGAACTCGCCCCGGGCGGTCGCCTACCGCGCCCACTACGGCGTCGACGACCGGAGCGGCACCGCCGTCGTCATCCAGGCGATGGTGTTCGGCAACCACGGCCCCGATTCCGGTGCGGGCGTCCTCATTTCGCGCAACCCCATCACCGGCGACAACGCGCCGTTCGGCGAATGGCTGCCCGGCGGGCAGGGCGACGACGTGGTGTCCGGTTCGGTTGACGTGGAACCGATCGCCGCCCTGCGCGACGAACAGCCGGCCGTCTACGACGAGCTGATGGACGCCGCCCGCCGATTGGAGCGACTCGGGTCCGACGTCCAAGAGATCGAGTTCACCGTCGAAGGCGGCAAGCTGTGGCTGCTGCAGACGCGGGGCGCGGAGCGGTCGGCGCAAGCCGCGGTGCGGCTGGCGCTGCAGCTACGGCACGAGGGGCTCATCGACGATGCCGAGACGCTGCATCGGGTGACTCCGGCGCACGTGCAGACGCTATTGCGGCCCGCTTTACAACCCGAGATACGTTTGGCCGCAAAGCTCTTAGCCAAGGGGCTGCCGGCCTGCCCCGGCGTGGCGTCGGGCAAGGCATACACCGACGTTGATGAGGCGCTCGACGCCGCGGAGCGGGGTGAGTCGGTGATCCTGGTGCGCGACCACACCAGGCCCGAAGACGTCTCCGGCATGCTGGCCGCCCAGGGCATCGTCACCGAGGTGGGCGGCGCGGCCAGCCACGCGGCGGTGGTCAGCCGCGAACTCGGCCGGGTGGCCGTGGTGGGTTGTGGTCACGGGGTCGCCGCGTCGTTGGCCGGCAGGTTGATCACCGTCGACGGCGCCGAAGGCGAAGTGCGCGAGGGCAATCTGAACTTGTCCGCGTGGTCGGAAAGCGACACGCCCGAGCTGCGGGAGCTGGCCGGCATCGCGCGGCGGATCAGCCCGTTGCGTGCCCACAGCTCCGGCGACCACGCGCGGCTGGACGACACCACACCGGCCGCGGTCGCGGCGGCCATGCAGAGCGGGCGCACCGACGTCGTCTCGGCCACCCCGCTGATCGTCATGCTGACCGCGTTGCGCCTGGCGAGCGGGACCACCTCGTGA